The Calonectris borealis chromosome 13, bCalBor7.hap1.2, whole genome shotgun sequence genome contains a region encoding:
- the LOC142087923 gene encoding uncharacterized protein LOC142087923: MALSLPPNPLASPSFVQTVPCREPQRTRGMQEKAAIHSRKAALMLFGGCGSPCSPPPVDLHRSLVRAKLQEQGEGGGTSSVHDPVPSARERQALLCSAPVRASSLPWQVAAAPGEMPSLESGKELFFTFNVSWSVAGQLSLEICFLSAQWCRASAGEQEKAFCWGLASVVSEALGGGTGQRVPAWRPRTLSPCYSADLRPASGRLVSAVGCTVLLTIPPLKASKVVFWEYKTGPQEGVIVNYAFDRPANTSRPYENRTRFNETDFSLQIVLQRGDDRLYRFRSESEATGWFQLRVVEPLSEPEIVGNSSVKEGGNTKLVCNVLEGKADLYWWKKNGELLLGSDHIQFVDNTTLCIVKASMNDSGYYACVVRNAVSQNETSFLLHVQNAANMVLPVILACVLVGLLAGVFVWCRRRDRPCHHGCR; this comes from the exons ATGGCACTGTCTCTTCCACCAAATCCTCTCGCCTCCCCCAGCTTCGTGCAGACAGTTCCCTGCAGGGAGCCCCAGCGGACACGGGGGATGCAGGAGAAGGCAGCTATTCACAG CAGAAAGGCAGCACTGATGCTGTTTGGGGGCTGcggctccccctgctccccacctcctgTTGACCTGCACCGGAGCCTGGTCAGAGcaaagctgcaggagcagggtgaAGGAGGTGGGACCAG ctCGGTGCATGACCCGGTGCCCAGCGCCCGTGAGAGGCAGGCGCTGCTCTGCTCAGCACCAGTGCGGGCATCATCCCTGCCTTGGCAAGTAGCTGCTGCCCCGGGCGAGATGCCTTCGTTGGAGTCGGGGAAGG AgttgtttttcacttttaatgTTTCCTGGTCCGTGGCGGGTCAGCTGAGCCTGGAAATTTGTTTCCTCAGCGCTCAGTGGTGCAGAGCAAgtgcaggagagcaggagaaggcGTTTTGCTGGGGTCTCGCCAGTGTCGTCAGtgaggcgctgggggggggaaccGGGCAGAGAGTACCTGCGTGGAGAC CCCGCACGCTTTCTCCATGCTACTCGGCTGACCTCAGGCCAGCGTCAGGGAGACTTGTCTCGGCCGTGGGCTGCACTGTGCTTTTGACGATACCACCGCTGAAGGCCAGCAAAGTTGTCTTCTGGGAATACAAAACTGGCCCGCAGGAAGGAGTCATCGTCAATTATGCTTTCGATAGACCCGCCAACACGTCTCGCCCCTATGAGAATCGCACGAGGTTCAATGAAACGGACTTCTCATTGCAGATTGTGCTGCAGCGGGGAGACGACCGGCTGTACCGGTTCAGGTCCGAGTCGGAGGCCACGGGCTGGTTCCAGCTGCGCGTTGTCG AACCGCTGTCCGAGCCAGAAATAGTGGGCAACTCATCAGTGAAGGAAGGAGGCAACACCAAACTGGTTTGCAACGTGCTGGAAGGGAAGGCAGACTTGTACTGGTGGAAGAAAaacggggagctgctgctgggaagcgACCACATCCAGTTTGTTGACAATACTACCCTGTGCATCGTTAAAGCGTCGATGAACGACAGCGGCTACTACGCTTGCGTGGTCCGCAACGCAGTCAGCCAGAATGAAACCTCCTTCCTGCTCCACGTCCAAA ACGCTGCGAACATGGTGTTGCCCGTGATCCTGGCATGCGTTCTCGTCGGCTTGCTCGCAG GTGTCTTCGTCTGGTGCCGGAGAAGGGACCGCCCGTGTCACCACGGCTGTAG GTAG
- the LOC142087864 gene encoding tumor necrosis factor ligand superfamily member 10-like: MAPHQPSAGQYLRSDSGGSEARMLADGPGPGGGPGGARRRRPCGPLWGSVAVMAILALQIASTTGLFVYFTMAISKLKAQAPGSAEELRCLQVINQQQEGSSLEELISNQSCLKLANTIKAYVATVTENVIRRSAVKEARRSYFNTSEGQVPPKTAGKPSAHLTLRPQNLAQDGNSRRFGNLSQSCRHAIARWEDSTIHSHLQNITYRDGRLRVNQAGKYYVYSQIYFRYPSDGASARVSVPQLVQCINWKTSYSQPILLLKGVGTKCWAPEADYGLHALYQGGLFELKAGDELFVSVSSLAIDYNDAAASYFGAFRLDL, from the exons atGGCCCCGCACCAGCCCAGCGCCGGGCAGTACCTGCGCTCCGACAGCGGCGGCTCGGAGGCCCGTATGCTGGCGgatggccccggccccggcggcggccccggcggggcgcggcggcggcggccgtgcGGGCCGCTGTGGGGTAGCGTGGCCGTTATGGCCATCCTCGCCCTGCAGATCGCCTCCACCACCGGCCTCTTCGTCTACTTCACCATGGCCATCTCCAAG CTCAAAGCCCAGGCGCCGGGGAGCGCGGAGGAGCTGCGGTGTCTGCAGGTTATcaaccagcagcaggagggctccAGCCTGGAGGAGCTGATCAGCAACCAGTCCTGCCTCAAGCTGGCCAACACCATCAAAGCCTACGTGGCCACG GTGACGGAGAACGTTATCCGCAGGAGCGCGGTGAAGG AGGCCCGGCGGAGCTACTTCAACACCTCGGAGGGGCAGGTTCCTCCCAAAACAGCCGGCAAGCCCTCGGCACATCTCACCCTCCGCCCGCAGAACCTGGCCCAGGACG ggaACTCCAGGCGCTTCGGGAACCTCTCCCAGTCCTGCCGCCACGCCATCGCCCGCTGGGAAGACAGCACCATCCACTCGCACCTGCAGAACATCACCTACCGGGATGGCCGGCTGCGGGTCAACCAGGCGGGCAAGTACTACGTCTACTCCCAGATTTACTTCCGCTACCCCAGCGACGGGGCCAGCGCCCGAGTCTCCGTCCCCCAGCTCGTGCAGTGCATCAACTGGAAGACCTCCTACAGCCAGCCCATCCTCCTGCTCAAAGGGGTCGGCACCAAGTGCTGGGCGCCCGAGGCGGACTACGGGCTCCACGCTCTCTACCAGGGGGGACTGTTTGAGCTGAAGGCCGGCGACGAGCTCTTTGTCTCCGTCTCCTCCTTGGCCATCGACTACAACGACGCAGCAGCCAGCTACTTCGGGGCCTTCCGGCTCGACCTGTGA